One Vicia villosa cultivar HV-30 ecotype Madison, WI linkage group LG5, Vvil1.0, whole genome shotgun sequence genomic window, gagtatgctacaagcaacctttgggatacctttcgtcaggatttcctggttagggctacagacactcagagaaggatcatgtctgaagctcctggtattcgtggtcttcggttggaagctggtgaaagcagctatcaccatctcatcaggaacagaagtgctcttgagaagaagatacctgcagatgagttggaagaagaaaatctctgcagagacatcgtggtgtggaaaccatggtttcctgtgctgactggagattttcagtggctgtttaactggttcagaatgaacccttctgaaaaagcacctcacatggtttttccagtagtggtttatcctgctgaagttgctggtcctactcctccaacaaacctagcagctattcttcaagcgttggaagttggaacttctgagctgcctgaaccagaatatgctaaggctacttctgagtcagactcagatgaggaaatggaagatgctcAAGCTGAAGATCtaccagaagatcaccctgctgagattgctgtccctcttggcagaaattcaggtgcctcttcttctggtgaaacctcgactctgatggagaccttggaagctcttcatcataatcaagctatgctggcttctcgcttggacgcgcaagaagtagccaatgctgagtttcgctccttcatggcaaggcaagctacaagcactgacgggattcatgatgttctggcgcggattttgcgtaggctaggatcttagtcctttggtctttgtagttttctttccttgttgcatctgttttcctgcattcctctcttgtaatcttttttgattataaatgaaaagtttccttgttttacatttcagtgattttatttgtcgttttattcatctgaatcttttgaaacattctttttgatgttatgacaaaaagggggagaagataaatgataaatgatttgattaatctatcagttgctgggtaaagctcccacacatttactaacaagaactgcaagttctatatggtttaagtgttttgcaggtataaaaaagtgaagagaatcttcaaagcaaacacaagaagcaaaaccataagaagtgttattctgtaaaaagaataagctcatggaaactgaagcaagctgagtgttgtcaagcttcagaaatcagaagcaagaaagaagaataaatcagaagcactgataatagaatttgatccatatttgtttatttgctctgacaaaattctctttgctctgatacattattttagcctatatggctctgatacatataatgtgttctaatatacattttatgttctgactcgttcatgctgacttttgtcgtttagtttttgttctgtaacatttcaggatgtagagatgctctgatgatgctctggtacattcaacaatgttctgatacaaatctagcatgaagtgatgttggtagaaattcaagctctgaagctatccgagggaagcagaaatcagaagctgtgaatgttctgaagatcaaagaaattcaagttctgaagctgtcctagatggaagcaggaatcagaagctgtgagtgttctagggatctaaggaaattctagttctgaagctgtccaatggaagcagaagtcagaagttatgaattctctgaagacagaagcttatgtgatcgtctctaccgaaataatcagggaagtcttttattaaagttcttcgagtatttatttcagggggagattatttatctcagggggagattgttaatctcagggggagacatattcatatgcttatgctatagctgtgtaatttgtcttttgccgtctgctctttctgatcgcaaattcatatcatttatatatgtttttgtcatcatcaaaaagggggagattgttagaacaagatttgttctgatcaattatcttagttttgatgataacaataatatgaattttgcttaagataatatggtactctaatccaatgcaatttccttttcaggaaatatataaagagtatgcataattcagcgctcagaagctttgtctcaaagggttcagcatgcaacatcagaacatggtctggcaagacatcagaagatggtcgaagcagaatcagaacatgggtctatgaaagcatcagaagaacatgagatcagaagcactgaagttctgatggtatcacgctcagaagcacttcaaggtcagaagatcagaagatgctttgcaccaagctgtttgactctgatgatattcaaacgttgtattcacaaacatcagatcagaaggaagtacaagtggcaagctacgctgactgacaaaaggaacgttaaaagctattataggcaacgtcagtagacacagcgtgaacaaggctcgaggtagttgacaaaagcgtataacattaaatgcgatgctgtacggaacacgcaaagcattaaatgcactcaacggtcatcttctccaacgcctataaatatgaagttctgatgagaagcaaggttaacgattctgcacaaaacaactcatattaacttgctgaaactctgttctattcaaagctcagaatcttcatcttcatcaaagctcactacattgctgttgtaatatattagtgagattaagcttaaacgttaagagaaatatcacagtttgtgattatagcttttaagaagcaattgtaatactcttagaattgattacattaagttgtaaggaactagagtgatcgtgtggatcagaatactctaggaagtcttagaggttatctaagcaggttgtaactagagtgatcgtgtggatcagaatactctagaaagtcttagagggtatctaagcagttgttcctggagtgatcagtgtgtgatcagaagactctggaagacttagttgctgactaagtggaaaaccattgtaatccgtgcgattagtggattaaatcctcagttgaggtaaatcatctctgcgggggtggactggagtagtttagttaacaacgaaccaggataaaaataactgtgcaatttatttttatctgtcaagtttttaaagctacacttattcaaacccccccctttctaagtatttttctatccttcagaaacaACCTAATAATTGGATTCCTCCCACCAGTTGCATAAAGCAACACTAAATCCAAACCTCCTTGCAGCTTGAATAGAAACATCGTCACCTGGACTAACTAAACCGAGCTATTCTATCCTGATCCAGTATCTACAACGACATAACATCACAACCAAGGAATTAACGTGTTAAATATCAGTGCAGACCAccccaaaagaaaaaagaagttgGCACATATAGTTTGAAAAGCTCCCCTACTTGACACAGAGCAACCAAAGTACCACCTTTGACTTCAATTACTTAGAGGGAAAGGAATCAAACATGGTATGATAGAAATTCCAACTAGAACCGAAGCTGCAACGAATTGAATATTAAATGCAAACTGCCACACTATCAACTCCTATGTTGAGATAGGCCTCGCCTAATTTTCAACTTTACCAACCAACACACCTTTAAATAACACAGATCCATAAACACATGCTTATAAGGGATCTCTCGAATAGACTAAGCTGTCTTGCACAAATACTAATTATAAATTACgagaaatatatttttattttaaaaccccCTACAAATTTGAGGTATTGTGTTACGACCTGATAACATAAGTATAAGGCTGAGTCTGACCTTTGATATAACAAGTTTAACATACATAGGTATTAAAAGATAATAACATATATTTTCATCAAGAATTTGAGCTCAaaacatttttcatattttaaagtcctatttaagtatttaagaactaaattttttatatataaaatgaataaataagcAAAATATATCATTTACAAGTAATATATGTCGCACTCTCAATTGAAatatctaaaatattaaaaaatcaaaatgtgaaattgaaataaaaacatgtattagttaaattaaatgattaaacatGTTCATATATGATCGGGtattaataaaatattctttATGTGTAACGGTAGAAACTAACCCTCAAATTAGGAGGATTATAATAAACACAAGGAAGAGATTTAAGTATTTAACACAGTTGTGTATTCATAATTGGATTCAGTGGCGGAACCAAGGCCCAGCGAGCCCGGgcaggcgcccgggctcaacccctattttctttgtactccccccaatttaatagtcgattttaagataaaattaggggcaaaattatggacaaaattagtaaaaatagggtgtaaaaattaaaacagatgaataatcaatggtgtaaagtttttgcccaagctatctaaaattcctggctccgccactgattgGATCCGAACCCAAAACCTCTTATCAATCTCTTTATCaacaatatttatatttatatattaatataaataagttGGTGATATTTTTAAATCAACAatcttaatataaaaaataaaagataaaagattTAATTTATATAGTTAATTTGAATTGATATTTATGATAAAATTTATATAGTTTATTTAGGCCGATATTTTTCTGTctactatttttaattaagtaaACGTGATTAAAATCTTATTTACAATATATGGAACGCGATCAattgaatatttgttttaatttctaataaaaataatttaaaattgattataaacatattatagttgattatgaagaaaaaaacattataaaaatattattcatgataatgcaaaataaaaataaaaaacaaaaaagtaaTTAAGttgataatattattatttttgtttaatcgTGTCACCCTGTTTTCCCCTTTTGGTTTAACCTAGCAAAATATGCAGCCGTCACTGTAATTCAAGCACACCGCTGGTTCATCCTCCCGTACTCTGATCTTCACTTCTTCTTCAGCGTCACTGTGAGTCTTCAGGTTTCTCTAtccagattttttttatttacttatttaaatCTTCATGAAATGCATCTCAGGCAGTCGCGGTAGTGATTTGCGCCGCAGATCACTGTAGCGGCCAGCGGTGGATCCCCTCCGCACCGCCGCGATTAGCCACATAGGTTTCTCTTAAGAAATAGATATGGAAATTTTCAGCGAAGGTCGAGTGAGCGAAGGTCGGGATTCTCCTTTCTTTCTCACCAGTGCGTTCGAGATTCTCCTTTCTTTCTCACCAGTGCGTTCGAGATTCTCCTTCCTCTCTCATCAGTGCGGTTGGGATTCTACTTCCTCTCTCTATCTCCTGGTTTGAATCTGTTTTCGTGTTTGATGcatatgattttttgattgcAGGTTTTACAATGCCTCATAGAACCAGACCCATGACTGCACTCTTGTTGTTCACTTCACTAAATGCAGTTTTGTGTGCAACCATTACACCCGTCTATGATTTCGTTTGCTTTCTTCCTTACTGGGAAAGAAGggtaactctctctctctctcccccaaTTATTCTTCAGCTTTCAATTCTTCAATACAACCAATTCATACTATTTATTTCCCAATCAATTCAAATTGGAAAATGGGAAAACCTTGGCTAATTCAGTATGAGCCATTTTATGTAACTGGCTTGTTAATTTGACTTGTTTTTCACCTAATCTAATTTACAGAGAGAAAGGCGTCGTCTGGAACGCGAAGCTTCTAACCATCAAAGGATCTAGAAGATGATAAAAAATGAACAATATATTCATGATGTGTGAAGTAGTGATTGAAGAAATATAGAGCATATGCTGTGAGATTTTTTTTAAAGTGTTGTACGAGTCAGAACTCAGAATAGCTATATCATGATGAATGAAGTAAACATTGTAATAGAAGAAATGTAGAGTTTTTTAATTGTCTTTTTTTTCCTTGAATAATGTAAAAGTTTTCTCTTGCACTATGGATTGAATATCAGATATGATTTGTTGGACCAACTTATAGGCATTTTATTCATGTCTAATCAAATAATCTATCTTAAAATATTTGGATAGACTTCTTTACTTGTTTGTAGGTTGAATTTACGTGAATCTAGAGATGTCTGTTGCTTTACATGAGATATTAAATAAGACTAGATTGGTTTTTCGATTTGGTTTAGTTTTTAGGGTTTAAGGATTCAGCTTTTCAACGTCACTCATTTCTCCTCTCCTCTAACCAAGTGGGCTCTTCGTCGAACTTCGATTCGCCTCAATTTAAGGTAAACTCATGCTTCCATCATCACTATTTCTAGACCTTCATGGATTACTTGTTTGTTACCATTGCTACTGCAtcatttttctttacttttattTATCATTCATAACTAGTTTCagtacttttatttttatttcttagcATCCATATGAATTATTTACATCGTATCATTGTAACTAACTACTATTTTACTATTATGATCAAACTTGCTTAATCTCAGTGAACCGCACCGTGTGCCTAATTTTATGAATTTGGGTGCTAGTTGCTGATCTTTTTGTTGCAGAAAAGGAGTTTTTACTAATTGTTTATTGTGCATTGTTTGTAGATACCAAGTACTTAATAATAATGCAGAAATGGAGTTTTTACTAATTGtttactagtaacaaacccgtgcgttcgcacgggttctggtacgggatgcgcatttgtttcaaatttatattttttaatagaagaatatatggtatccgtgaaaaaataataattgaatatataaaaaaatatctggtacccgtgaaaaaataataattgaatgtatacaaaaatgtttggtacccgtgaaaaaataataattgaatgtattgaAAAATATCTTGTATacaactaaaaaataataattgaatgtataaaaaaatatctggtatccatgaaaaaataataattgaatgtatagaaaaatatctggtatttgtttcaaatttatattttttaatgaaaaaatatggtatctgtgaaaaaataataacttcgtattttattcagtaacttcatgttcccgttaatattcaatattttattcagtaactttatgtttccgttaatattcaatattttgatcattaacttcatgttcccgttaatattcattattttgatcagtaatttcgtattctcattaatattcaaaaaaaattatgagtaacttaatgtttcagttaatattaaaaaaaattatcagtaacttcgtgttcttgttaatattcaatattttgtcaataattttgtgttcccattaatatttattattttgatcagcaacttcgtgttctcgttaatatttaaaatttgttCCCGCTAATTTCAAATTTTGGATCAATAACTTaataacttaatgtttccgataatattcaaaattttgatcaataactttgtgttcctgttaatatttaatattttaataaataactctgtgctcccgttaatatttaaattttaaagggATACTCGTGCATTCGCATGGGTattgaatatattatatatattatatttattttggaaTTATTGGCAAAAATATTTAAACTAATAGTAAATTTGTTCtactattattcaatatttttatgaatagttaaaaaacaataaatttttcTCGTGTTTGAATTtatacatttttaaaatatttttattatttttaacttttaaaaaaaattataataattcttGGATTCGCAAATCTAATTTGGACACCCGTACATTCGTATGAATACTGATCCATTACACTCATATGTTTGGTAATAGAGTCCAGCTCTAGAGTACCATATTTCTATGTATTaatattatgcaaataattaccaGGTATATATTCTTatcaagtatatatatatatatatatatatatatatatatatatatatatatatatatatatatatatatatatatatatatatatatatatatatataaaatataaatatttttcattccCTTACAATAAAAAGAATGCATTAAAACACTTTATGTACAATTTCAATAAGGTTTCTCTTCGGTTATCTTAGCATTTTGGAAGAACTACTAATTTGAAAGGGAAAATTTCTAGGGAGAAACACACTTGAGATTCAAGGGATTTAAAAATAAGTTAAGAATCGGGATACATTATCAATGTAATCGGGATTTAAGTTAACATTGAATCAATtataacaaattaattttattaattattattaatttatgtgATTAAATTATGATActgtttttataaaataattaaactaatattataaaatttctCATATGTGATTAtatgtaaaaatagttttttatattaaaagaaGCAACATAGCCTTTAATATACATTTTATCAGCATAACCTTTAATATACATTTTATCAGTAAGACTATATAGAAAAAAACACACAAATTCACGTACTTCATTCCATTTATTCCCACATGAAGGGTGTGTTTGGTATAAGAGAGTTAGAGAAGAGAGGGTTAGAAAAGAGAGAAGTATAAGAGAAGTGTGGTATTTCTTCTGTTTGGCAAAGtaagaaagagagaagagagatataaaatgagtgggatccatgcCATTTTTTCTTCTTTCCTAATAGGCGAAGAAAGCTGCAGAAAGAAACTTTTTTTAGTAATTGGTCTATAATACCCTTATAATAGTTCATGTGcctctatattttaaaatatatgatattttatcttttacggtacataatatttgtttattattaataaaaacatgtaattattataaaaaatatatggtTAATAGaaacatataataattaaaaaattgtttagttaaataaaaataataattatgtaataataaaaattcaatgcaaattatattaaattttatgagtttttttattAGAAGGCTATATTTTGtacttttaaaaattattaatacttctatcttttctatttctcttttctttctcttataaCAAACAATACTTAAAATCTACTCCATTTCtcatctttttctctcttcttacactctttctcatatctttctctcttcttaaTTTCTCTTCACAACCAAACACACCCGAAGAGAGAAACAATTTTGATGTGGGACCCAGTCAATTTTAATCTCTCTTCCCTATTTCTATGCTCTCCAAACACAACTGATTTGACACTTCTTTCCATCTTCTCTCTTTTcaacttctctcttctctttttctctccaAACAAACAGACCTTTAATTTTTTGGTTGGTACAAAATCTAATTTACTTTAacatcttcttttttttatttggcttttttgacatatcacatctagtcttttcttctcttttctctcatgtctcatctcttctctttctcctctCACTTATCACATCAagtcttttcttctcttttctctaatgtctcatttcttctctttttcctctcacttatgatttttaatttttcaaattcatTTTCTCTTACTTTTCACTTCCCTCTTCTCTCACTTTAATATTTCATTCCCCTCTTCTTTTTCAATTATTTCACATATTTGTTCCATGGGTCATGAGTTTTTAGTAAACATTTGCCGCATACATGGGCAATATAAGGTAATATATTGACACAATATTTTAAATGTTACTCTAATCATATTTTGCATATGTGCAAAATAATCATCTTACTTCAAGCCTTactgttataataataataatacaactcTATCCCATTTTATCTATTGCAGTTTTTTTTATTCTTCATATTCAACTTGGATTCTTGAAATATTACTCATATTTAttgaaattattatatttaacaaACTTATCCAAATTGTATAAAATTATTACATTTAACAAACTTATTCAAAATGTTataaagttaattatattttgtataagatgTTACAATTTGTGATTAAAGTTTGAACAATTTTTTctcaactaataaaaatattaaaacacaaAAAAGAATAATGAGATGTTTGGTCCATATATAATCaatgatattaaattttaaaaagaatgatGAGATGTTAGTATTATTTTATAACATTTATAATATTCAATAATGGttacaataataattattaatatttgtacAATTGATGCAAATACAAAAAATTGCacaaatatgttttattttttatatatatatatatatatatatatatatatatatatatatatatatatatatatacctaaaaaaattatatatattattaataatttttactaTGTCAGTTTTTTCAAACGGACTcatatattctattttttaaaaaaacttagtatttataatattctttactgcaaatattataattttataaataacacTTTTAATTATTTGtcaaaaaaagaaattaatgtaattaaattctaaataatgaattttattaaaaaaattaattaatgtcataaagaatattaaaatttattaatattgtaATAACAACTTTATGATATAAATGGAAGAAAATGATAGTAacgtaaatttaaattttaatattattgacCTGATATAAATTACATATAAATTGTATATTTACTgaatttataatgtattttagtCAATCATACATTTTTCTCATATACTTTTCCATATAGGAATTTAAATTGATAAACCACATACTATATGAAGAAGTAACAAACAATgtaataaacatatttttttaagcAAGCAGAACATCAATgctattttaattgaattaaaagtaaaacaaattttacttcaatgttatttttatataaacaacAAATATTcatcattaaatatattttatatgacATAAACAGATTTATATATTCATAATCAAAATAAACTcaatattaaaacaataaaattatgacaaattaataatatttaagtgTATTTAATttcaacaaatatttttttctcatcAATATGCTTTTTGAATACTTTTCTCCATCAATATTCTTCCAGAGTTCGGC contains:
- the LOC131603017 gene encoding uncharacterized protein LOC131603017 isoform X1, which produces MEIFSEGRVSEGRDSPFFLTSAFEILLSFSPVRSRFSFLSHQCGFTMPHRTRPMTALLLFTSLNAVLCATITPVYDFVCFLPYWERRRERRRLEREASNHQRI
- the LOC131603017 gene encoding uncharacterized protein LOC131603017 isoform X2; its protein translation is MEIFSEGRVSEGRDSPFFLTSFTMPHRTRPMTALLLFTSLNAVLCATITPVYDFVCFLPYWERRRERRRLEREASNHQRI